A single region of the Oryzias latipes chromosome 21, ASM223467v1 genome encodes:
- the slc4a3 gene encoding anion exchange protein 3 isoform X3 produces the protein MTDPEGKNKHGHGTSGKKMKDNRGPDRRRSVQKGFGNQLQHLHEHHSSLSNMDGFEDFEEFVLDFDDYDLLESIHTHLESPLEPIRHRFEDNPGVRRHLVKKSSRCQLSRSSNSSPPLSSLKKKKRAAEKKIHELFVELNELIVEKEQEMRWKERARWIKFEEDVEEETERWGKPHVASLSFRSLLELRRTITHGAILLDLEQNTLPGIAHLVVETMIISDQIRAEDRPSVLRALLLKHSHPSDMKHRFHRHQSSGSLHASFNHNHSQDTSQPLVAEESEEHHEIKGPVYDPKQDVFVSLFKSLHPLPAESHHGAARSMKLLSKIPKDAEAVIVLVGCVDFLEQPAMAFVRLNEASLLESVLEVPVPVRFIFVLLGPSQSNVDYHEIGRSFATLMSDKNFHEVAYFADDRQDLLNGINKFLDCSIVIPPSDIEGKDLLKTVADFQKQILRKRREREGKKHHPMLGAEQDNKDVTPNEEEEEEDHEVDPLTRSGIPFGGLIHDIRRRYPLYISDFKDALDMQCIAAVIFIYFAALSPTITFGGLLGEKTEGMMGVTELIVSTATLGVLFSLFAGQPLLIIGFSGPLLVFEEAYYKFCQAYKFEYLTGRVWIGFWLIGIVLVIVAAEGSFLVRYISPFTQEIFAFLISLIFIYETFSKLFKVFKEHPLMAVYPTDTTAATGFPNEDNLIFNQPNTALLSLVLMMGTFFIAFFLRKFRNSRFLGGKARRIIGDFGIPISILVSVLVDYSITDTYTQKLNVPSGFSVTSPDKRGWFISPFGDKQPFPTWMMGASVVPALLVFILIFMETQITSLIVSKKERRLIKGSGFHLDLLLIVILGAICPLFGLPWLTAATVRSVTHVNALTVMSKATAPGEKPMIQEVKEQRLTGLLVAVLVGMSIVMTDVLRLIPLAVLFGIFLYMGVTSLTGIQLYERITLMVTPAKHHPDHIYVTKVKTWRMNMFTIIQLTCIVALWVVKSTVVSLAFPFILIMTVPLRRLILSRIFEERELQALDCDEDSPNFDEDGRDEYNEIHMLV, from the exons ATGACAGATCCTGAAGGAAAGAACAAGCATGGACACGGAACCTCTGGTAAGAAGATGAAAGACAACCGCGGACCAGATCGGCGACGGAGCGTCCAGAAGGGCTTCGGAAACCAGTTGCAGCATCTTCACGAGCACCATAGCTCCCTTTCAAACATGGACGGGTTCGAGGACTTTGAAGAGTTTGTTTTGGACTTTGACGATTACGACCTACTAGAGTCCATCCATACTCATCTGGAGTCGCCACTCGAACCCATTC gtcACAGGTTTGAGGACAACCCCGGAGTGCGTCGTCACCTCGTGAAGAAGTCATCTCGGTGTCAGCTGTCGCGTTCCAGCAACAGCTCCCCCCCTTTATCCagtctgaagaagaaaaagagggcagcagagaaGAAAATTCATGAG CTCTTTGTGGAGCTGAATGAGCTGATTGTGGAGAAAGAGCAGGAGATGCGTTGGAAGGAGCGCGCTCGCTGGATCAAGTTTGAAGAAGACGTAGAGGAGGAGACAGAGCGCTGGGGAAAGCCTCATGTGGCCTCGCTGTCATTTCGCAGTTTGTTGGAGCTTCGTCGCACCATCACACACG GTGCCATCCTGTTGGACCTTGAGCAGAACACTCTGCCAGGCATTGCCCATCTGGTTGTAGAAACGATGATCATTTCCGATCAGATTAGAGCGGAGGACAGACCCAGCGTTCTCCGGGCTCTGCTTCTCAAACACAG CCACCCAAGTGATATGAAGCATCGCTTTCACCGCCATCAATCGTCTGGCAGTCTTCATGCCAGCTTCAACCACAACCATTCCCAAGACACCAGTCAGCCACTGGTGGCAGAGGAATCAGAAGAGCATCATGAAATCAAAGGGCCAGTTTACGACCCCAAACAAGATGTTTTTGTCAGCCTGTTT AAATCCCTCCACCCTCTGCCTGCTGAGAGCCATCACGGTGCCGCCAGATCCATGAAATTGCTTTCCAAGATTCCTAAGGATGCAGAAGCCGTCATTGTTTTAGTTG GCTGTGTTGACTTCCTGGAGCAGCCAGCGATGGCCTTTGTCCGGTTGAATGAAGCGTCCCTGCTGGAGTCTGTACTTGAAGTACCCGTACCCGTACGATTTATTTTTGTCCTGCTCGGCCCCAGCCAGTCCAATGTGGATTATCACGAGATTGGACGCTCCTTTGCCACCCTTATGTCTGACAAG AACTTCCACGAGGTGGCGTATTTTGCTGACGATAGGCAGGACCTCCTAAATGGGATTAATAAGTTTCTGGACTGCAGCATTGTCATTCCACCCTCAGACATTGAAGGCAAAGACCTGCTGAAGACAGTGGCCGACTTCCAGAAGCAGATTTTGCGCAAGAGGAGGGAGAGGGAAGGGAAGAAGCATCACCCCATGTTAGGAGCAGAACAGGACAACAAAG ATGTGACTCcaaatgaggaggaggaggaggaggaccacGAGGTAGACCCATTGACACGCTCTGGTATCCCATTCGGGGGTCTGATCCACGACATCCGCCGGCGTTATCCACTGTACATAAGTGATTTTAAAGACGCCCTGGACATGCAGTGCATTGCTGCGGTCATCTTCATCTACTTTGCTGCACTATCCCCAACCATCACCTTTGGAGGCCTGCTGG GAGAGAAAACAGAGGGGATGATGGGAGTGACTGAGCTCATAGTCTCAACAGCAACTCTTGGAGTTTTATTCTCTCTGTTTGCTGGTCAGCCACTCCTCATCATTGGCTTTTCAGGACCTTTACTGGTTTTTGAGGAAGCTTACTACAAG TTTTGTCAGGCCTACAAGTTTGAGTACCTGACCGGTCGAGTTTGGATTGGTTTCTGGCTCATTGGCATCGTTCTGGTGATTGTGGCGGCAGAGGGCAGCTTCCTGGTCCGCTACATCTCACCCTTCACTCAGGAGATTTTTGCTTTCCTTATATCCCTCATTTTCATTTATGAGACATTCTCAAAGCTATTCAAG GTGTTTAAGGAGCACCCCCTGATGGCTGTGTACCCCACGGACACCACTGCGGCTACAGGGTTTCCAAATGAAGACAATCTCATCTTCAATCAGCCCAACACAGCTCTTCTATCTTTGGTGCTCATGATGGGCACCTTCTTTATTGCATTCTTCCTTAGAAAGTTCCGAAACAGTCGATTCTTAGGTGGGAAG GCCAGGAGAATTATCGGGGACTTTGGCATCCCTATCTCAATCTTAGTTTCAGTATTAGTGGATTACTCAATCACTGACACCTACACACAG AAACTCAATGTGCCATCAGGCTTCTCAGTGACTTCTCCTGATAAAAGAGGATGGTTCATCAGTCCATTTGGTGACAAGCAGCCCTTCCCAACTTGGATGATGGGAGCATCCGTTGTTCCAGCGCTGCTTGTTTTTATTCTCATATTTATGGAAACTCAGATCACTTC ATTGATAGTTAGTAAGAAAGAACGCCGGCTGATTAAAGGCTCAGGCTTTCACTTGGATCTCCTCCTCATCGTTATCCTCGGTGCCATTTGCCCTCTTTTTGGCCTTCCCTGGCTCACTGCAGCCACTGTGCGCTCTGTCACTCATGTCAACGCTCTCACTGTAATGAGCAAAGCCACAGCTCCTGGCGAAAAGCCCATGATCCAGGAGGTGAAAGAGCAGAGGCTCACTGGACTTCTTGTGGCTGTGCTTGTGG GAATGTCCATTGTGATGACGGATGTTCTGCGCCTGATCCCTCTTGCTGTCCTGTTTGGTATCTTCCTGTACATGGGGGTCACATCTCTCACGGGCATCCAGCTGTATGAACGCATTACACTCATGGTCACTCCTGCCAAGCACCACCCTGACCACATCTACGTCACCAAG GTGAAGACATGGCGCATGAACATGTTTACCATCATTCAGCTGACGTGCATCGTGGCTCTTTGGGTAGTGAAGTCCACTGTGGTCTCCCTGGCATTCCCCTTCATCCTCATCATGACAGTTCCTCTGCGCCGCCTCATCCTTTCCAGGATATTCGAGGAGCGTGAGCTCCAGGCG cTGGATTGTGATGAAGATTCCCCCAATTTTGACGAAGACGGCAGAGACGAGTACAACGAGATCCACATGCTAGTATAA